A region of the Stutzerimonas stutzeri genome:
CTGGCAGGGATTTATGTTCGAGAGCTTTACGAAGTAGGGCAGCGAGTGCGGCTGGAGGATGTCGAAGGGCAGATCGAGGAGATCGGAACAGTCAAAACACTGCTGCTTACCGATGACGGAGAGCTGACTTCGGTGGCCAACAAAGTGCTGCTCGAGCAGCGCGTTGGCAGCCGTTAAGCGCGCGTTTCTGGTAAAGTACGACGCCTTTTTTCCGGTTTCCATAAATGGCGGCCGTGATTTTGACTGCCGGCTCGAAGCGTCTTGACTAAAACCTCATCGTCCATTTCGCGCTACGACCCTCGCCAGCTCACCGATGAAGAGCTGGTGCAGCACGCCCATGTCGAGCTATTTCATATAACGCGCGCTTATGAAGAACTCATGCGTCGATATCAGCGTACACTGTTCAACGTATGCTCACGCTATTTGGGAAGCGAGCGAGACGCCGATGATGTATGTCAGGAGGTCATGCTCAAGGTTCTTTATGGCTTAAAGAACTTTGAAGGCAAATCTAAATTCAAAACCTGGCTATACAGCATCACTTATAACGAATGTATTACTCAATATCGCAAAGAGCGCCGTAAGCGGCGTTTGCTTGACGCACTCAGCCTCGACCCGCTTGAAGAGGCATCCGACGAGAAGGCGCCGAGAATCGAGGAGAAGACTGGGCTCGACCGGTGGCTCGTGCATGTGAATCCGATCGATCGGGAGATACTGGTGTTGCGTTTTGTTGCTGAACTTGAGTTCCAAGAAATCGCAGATATCATGCACATGGGTTTGAGCGCTACGAAGATGCGCTACAAGCGGGCATTGGATAAGCTGCGGGAAAATTTTTCCGATCAAACTGAAACTTAATCTAGGAAACTTGTCTTATACCTTGCGAACAGCTTGGGCATACAGACAGCCGGTTTCCTTAGATTGTTCTGATTCCAACCACCAGATGGGGATTTACGGATGAAACTTAAAAATACCTTAGGCGTCGTGATCGGTTCGATGGTTGCCGCCACTTCCGTCAATGCACTGGCACAGGGCCAGGGCGCTGTCGAAGTGGAAGCGTTCGGCAAGCACTACTTCACCGACAGCTCGCGTGACATCAAGAACGGCGAGCTCTACGGCGCTGGCGTTAGTTACTTCCTTACCGACGATGTTTCTCTGGGTCTTTCCTATGGCGAATACCACGACATCACGTCCGAGGATCGGGTTCAGGACGGTAGCCACAAGAAGATCAAGGGCAGCCTGACTTCCCTCGACGCTGCTTACCATTTCGGTAATCCAGGCGTAGGCCTGCGTCCATACGTCTCCGCTGGTGTTGCTCACCAGAGCATCGGTCAGGCCGACCGTGGCGGCCGCGATCGCAGCACTTTTGCCAATGTTGGTACCGGTCTGAAGTACTACTTCACCGAAAACTTCTTCGCTAAAGCCAGCGTCGACGGCATGTACAACATCGATGCAGACGAAGGCGAGTGGATGGCTGGCGTTGGCGTCGGTCTGAACTTTGGCGGCGGTGCACGTCAGGTTGCAGCGGTCGAGCCGACTCCAGAGCCGGCTCCTGCTCCGATCGTCGACAACGAGCCGGAGCCAGCTCCGGAGGTCGTGCGCGTTGAGCTGGACGTCAAGTTCGACTTCGACAAGTCGCGTGTTCGTGAAGAGAGCTACAGCGACATCAAGAACCTCGCTGACTTCATGCAGCAGTACCCGCAGACCACCACCACTGTCGAAGGTCACACTGACTCGGTTGGTACCGATCAGTACAACCAGCGTCTGTCCGAGCGTCGCGCCGAAGCTGTGCGCAACGTGCTGGTCAACGAGTACGGTGTTCAGGGTAATCGTGTGAACTCCGTTGGCTACGGCGAGTCCCGCCCGGTCGCTGACAACTCCACCGAGGAAGGTCGTCAGATCAACCGTCGTGTAGAGGCCGAGGTAGAAGCTCAGGTTCAGTAATGCTGAACTGAGGCCTTCAAGCTCGAAAAGCCCGGCATAGACCGGGCTTTTCTTTGGTTCATCGCGCTTTCCCGGGGAAGGCGGCCTTGATTTTCAGGAAGAAGTACTCCGAGTCCCGGAATCCATAGGCCATGCGCTTGATTACCTTGATGCGGTTGTTAACACCCTCAAGGACGCTGGTATGCATGTGGAAGTGAGCACTGGCAAGGATGCCTCGCGCGTATTTGCGCAGGTTGCGAGCGAAGCGTTGCAGCGGCGCGAGGTCGCTCTCGCGAGCATGTCGCAGCCAGGTTCGCCAGCGTCGCCAACCCTCTCGTACGCTGGGGGCGTACCAAACATCCTTCAGCGCATCCTTGAGCACATAGACCGTAGCCAACGGCTGGTTGGCAGCAAGCAGCTCCTGTAACTGCACGGCCTGTCCGTCCTTCAGGTTGTCGCGGTTGCGCAGCAGCAGCCAACGACTCTGCTTGACCGCCTTTCGTGCCGGCTTGTCTTCGCGCAGAAGGTTGGCCTGGTCGACCCGGATTCGGTCGATCACATCCCGACCGTAGCGCGCGACGACGTGAAACAGGTCGTACACCACTTCGGCCTGCGGGCAATGCTTCTTCACCTCCAGGTCGAAAGCCGTGTTCATGTCCATGGCCACCGCCTCAATCTGCTGGCAGTGCTCGCCGAGCAATTCAAAGAACGGGCGGATCGCCTCACGGCTGTTGCCGTGGCCGACCCACAGCACCCGTGTTCGCTCGGCGTCCATGATGACCGTGGCATAGCGATGCCCCTTGTGCAGGGCGAACTCGTCCATCACCAGGCGGCGGACACCGCTTGAATAGAAGGTGCCTACCTCGGCTTGCAGGCGGCGCTTGTCGAGCGTCTTGAGGGTGTGCCAGTGCAGGCCGGTGAGCTGGCTGACGTGGCTGATCGGCAGCAGCCGCAGCAAGCTTTCGAGCCAGACCTGTAACCGCCGGGTCAGGCGAGATGCAGGCTCCAGCCAGTCGATCCGCTCGGTCACCCGACCACAGTTCAGGCAATCGACTCGGCGCACGGGTAGTTGAAGCAAGACGCGCTGATCGAACAGATCACGATCGCGCACCAGACGAATTCGGCGCTCGTGAATCAACGGACTGAGCTGACCACAACGCCCGCACTTGGGCACTGAACCGGCTTGAGGCTCGAGCTCAATCAGAAGGGAGTTGTTGGCGGATGAACGGCAGGCAACGGCGTCATAGCCTGGCCAGAACGAGGCAAGATCAATAGGATGCACGGCGACAGCAGGGACAGGTGAAGGGTGTGTTTGGCGACTGCCAATTTACCTGCTTCCCTGACTGTCAACTCGCTCTTCCCCCAGAGTCCGCGAAGAACCTTTTCTTTGCCTGCAGCAAACGTTGCCGGGGCTTCCGCCACAGCGGTGCGCTGGTGATTCCCCGGTGGGTTAGGCGGCGCACACGACTGCGCCCGGATCAGCGTCAATCGGATTCCGAAGAAATCACTGGGCAATAAAAAACCCCGCCGAAGCGGGGTTTTCTGATTGCCTTACCGCGTCATCAGACTTCGACGACCTTGATCTTTGCCTTCTCCGCAGCGTCGCGGAATTCAGCGATCTGATCGAAAGACAGGTAGCGATAGATGTCGGCAGCCATGCTGTCGATGTTCTTCGCGTACTCCATATACTCCTCGACGGTCGGCAGTTTGCCGGTGATGGACGCTACTGCCGCCAGCTCGGCCGAAGCCAGGTATACGTTGGTGGCATCACCCAGACGGTTCGGGAAGTTACGAGTGGAGGTAGAGACCACGGTGGAACCGGTTTGCACGCGAGCCTGGTTACCCATGCACAGCGAGCAACCCGGCATTTCCATGCGCGCGCCAGCCTTGCCGTAGATGCCGTAGTAGCCTTCTTCGGTCAGCTGGTGGGCATCCATCTTGGTAGGCGGAGCCAGCCACAGGCGAGTCGGGATGCCGCCCTTGACCTTGTCCAGCAACTTGCCGGCAGCGCGGAAGTGACCAATGTTGGTCATGCAGGAGCCGATGAAGACCTCGTCGATCTTCTCACCAGCTACGGTGGACAGCAGGCGAGCATCATCCGGATCGTTTGGAGCGCAGAGCACGGGCTCTTTGACTTCGGACAGGTCGATCTCGATCACGGCAGCGTATTCGGCGTCCTTGTCGGCTTCGAGCAGCTTCGGATCAGCGATCCAGGCTTCCATCGCTTGAGCACGACGCTCCAGAGTGCGCGCATCGCCATAGCCCTCGCTGATCATCCAGCGCAGCATGGTGATGTTGGAGCGGAGGTACTCGGCAATCGAGTCTTCCGGCAGCTTGATGGTGCAACCGGCAGCTGAACGCTCGGCGGAGGCGTCGGACAGTTCGAACGCTTGCTCGACGGTCAGCTGGTTGAGGCCTTCGATCTCGAGGATGCGGCCGGAGAAGATGTTCTTCTTGCCTTTCTTCTCGACAGTCAGCAGACCTTGCTGAATGGCGTAGTAGGGGATGGCATGAACCAGGTCGCGCAGGGTAATACCCGGTTGCATCTGGCCTTTGAAGCGCACCAGCACCGATTCCGGCATGTCCAGCGGCATAACACCGGTGGCAGCAGCAAATGCGACCAGACCGGAGCCGGCCGGGAACGAAATGCCGATCGGGAAGCGGGTGTGTGAGTCACCGCCGGTACCAACGGTATCGGGCAGCAGCATGCGGTTCAGCCAGCTGTGGATAATGCCGTCACCTGGGCGCAGGGAAACGCCACTGCGGTTCATGATGAAGTCCGGCAGGGTGTGGTGGGTGTTGACGTCGATCGGCTTCGGGTAGGCAGCGGTGTGGCAGAACGACTGCATGACCAGGTCGGCCGAGAAGCCCAGGCAAGCCAGGTCTTTCAGTTCGTCGCGGGTCATCGGGCCAGTGGTGTCCTGAGAACCGACGGTGGTCATCTTCGGCTCGCAGTAGGTGCCTGGACGGACGCCTTTGCCTTCCGGCAGACCGCAGGCGCGACCAACCATTTTCTGCGCAAGGGTAAAGCCCTTGCCGCTATCGGTCGGTGCTTCCGGCTTCTTGAACAGGGTAGACGGAGCCAAGCCCAGTTCAGCGCGTGCCTTCTCGGTCAGGCCACGGCCGATGATCAGCGGAATACGGCCGCCAGCGCGGACTTCGTCCAGCAGCACTTCGGTCTTCAGTTCAAAAGTAGTGATGACTTCATCAGTACCGTGCTTGCAAACCTTGCCAGCGTAGGGGTAAACGTCGATCACGTCGCCCATGCCCAGGTTGCTGCAATCGAACTCGATCGGCAGGGCGCCAGCATCTTCCATCGTGTTGTAGAAGATCGGAGCGATCTTGGTGCCGAAACAGAAGCCGCCAGCACGCTTGTTCGGGACGTTCGGAATGTCGTCACCGAAGAACCAGAGCACGGAGTTGGTAGCGGATTTGCGCGATGAGCCAGTACCAACCACGTCACCGACGTAAGCAACCGGGAAGCCCTTGGCTTTCAGTTCTTCCATCTGCTTGATCGGACCGACGGAGCCCGGCACGTCCGGGTTGATGCCGTCTCGGGCCATTTTCAGCATGGCCAATGCATGCAGCGGGATGTCGGGACGCGACCAGGCATCGGGAGCGGGCGACAGGTCGTCGGTATTGGTTTCGCCGGTTACCTTAAATACGGAGAGGGAGACCTTCTCGGCAACAGCTGGACGGTTGGTGAACCATTCGCCTTCGGCCCAGGATTGCATGACGCCTTTGGCGTGCTCGTTGCCGGCCTTGGCTTTTTCGGCCACGTCGTGGAAAGCGTCGAACATCAGCAGGGTGTGCTTCAGTTGCTCGGCTGCAACAGCGGCCAATTCGGCATTATCCAGCAGCTCAACCATAGTGGCGATGTTGTAGCCGCCCTGCATGGTGCCCAGCAGTTCGACAGCGCGCTGCTTGCTCAGCAATGGCGAGGAGGTTTCACCTTTGGCCAGGGCGGACAGGAAGCCGGCCTTGACGTAGGCGGCTTCGTCGACGCCAGCGGGGACGCGGTTGGTGATCAGGTCAACGAGGAATTGTTCTTCGCCGGCTGGCGGATTCTTCAGCAGCTCAACCAGGCCTGCGGTTTGCTCGGCGTTCAGCGGCTGGGGCACGACGCCCTGGGCGGCACGCTCTTCTACGTGTTTGCGATAGGCTTCAAGCACAGTTTTTACCCTCATCATTGGTCCCACGGGTGTTTCGGGACGCGCATCCGGAAGCTGTTTTCAAAGTTTTACGCCGGGCGGGCGAAGCCGGATGGGCAGGGTACAGGCAGTTCTGCGCATCCGGCATGCAGCCGGGTCAACTGTGCTCGTGACGCTTTGAAAACAGCTTCGTATGGAATGTGGCGCCAAAAACGGCGGGCCGAGTCTACTGGAAATGGCCCGCAAAGTTAAGTCGAGCGCCCACAGCGGCTGATGCCTCACGCTTATGAGGGGTACGCAATAGCGTGCTCCAAAAGCAGGCAGGCCGCGGCCTGCGGTCGGGTGCAGCCTATTCGAGCGGCAAACATGGGTGACCCTGGTAGGACAAAAGTCTAAGATGCCCGACCGCTCTCCAATCTGCTCCGCTCATGTCTACTCAGCGCATCAAGACTCCCTGCATTGGCCTTTGCTCGACGGTATACGGCGATGTCGTCTGCCGTGGATGTAAGCGCTTTCATCATGAGGTCGTTAATTGGAACGCCTATGACGAACAGGAAAAGCGAGCAGTATGGCGCCGGCTGGAGATTCTTCTGGCGCAAGTGATGGCTGCCAAGCTCGAAGTGTTCGATGCGCAACTCCTGCGCCAACAGCTGGAGACGCGGCAAATCCGTTTCGTAGTGGAGCAGTCGCATTACTGCTGGGCCTATCAGCTGATTGCCCGTGGCGCTCGGGTCATTCAGCAGCTCGATGCATATGGGGTCGTGTTGTTGCCGGAGTTTCGTGACTGGCCGCTGCCAGATTTGCGCGACGCCATCGACCGGGAGTTCTTCCTGTTATCCGAGGCGCACTATCAGCGCTACATCGCGCCACACTTCCTGCTGGAAGGTCTGGATCTCAGAGTTTGACGGCGAAAGCCTCGTCCGAGGCTTTCGTACCGCAGGCTCAGTGACGAACCAGGTCCTCGAGGTGGTCGATGATGTCGTTGGGCTTCAGGACCAGTACGTCGCTTTCCAGCGTGTCGAGTACCACCTCAGCGGTGTTACCCATCAATGCCCCGGAGAAGCCGGTGCGTGCCACGGTGCCAATGACGGTCACGACAGCTTTCAGCTGATGGCAAACCCTAGGGATTAGCGCATCGGCGGGGCCTTCCTCGACGTGCAGCTGAGCGTCCGGGATATGAAATTCCTCCTGGAACTGCTTGCACGCGTCGCGGTATCTCGCCTCGATGGTTTCCTTCAGCTGGAAAGCCGGATCGGCCGCGGAGAGCATTGCAGACGGGTGTGCGCTGATTACGTGCAGCTTGCCATCGGCCAAGCTGGCGATTTCAAAGCCATGATTGACGATAGTTGCATGCAGGGTGCGGTGCTCAAGGTCGGAGTTGCCTACGTCTACTGCCGCAAGAATGTTGCCGCCGGTCCAAGGGTTGTCTGTTTTCACCATCAATACCGGGCACGGGCAGTAGCGCAGCAGCTTCCAATCCTCAGGGGTGAGCAGGGCGCGCTTCAAGGGATTGTCCGGCACGTGTTGCTTGGCCACCAGACCGCAGCCTTCTGCCTGCTGCACGGTGATGATGGTCTGATGCACGCTTTCATGCCACGCCTGCTGCGTGGTGACCTGGTGGCCGTCGCTCTCCAGCTGTTCGCGCAGTGTTGCCAGATGGGCGCTGTGATCGCGCTTGGTGTCGCAAACCAGCAGATGCAGGCGGGATTGGCTGACGGTAGAAATCAGTCGTGCCCGTTTCAACGCCAGCGCTTGTGGCTGGTTTGGGTCAATTACCACGAGGATGCAGCGAATGGCTTGCATGATCGGCTCCATTTCCTGATGCGAGTTGGTCAACTATAGACAAGCCTGCGATGCCAACCGTGATGTATATCAAGCAAGGCTGGCTGCTCCGCGCGGCATTCGCAATAATGCCCGCCCGGCGTCGGGCGGTGCCATGTAACCGCCCGGTTATTTTGTTCCTGAATATGCAAGGTTCGACATGCTTCCTGATCTGAATGAATTTCTCGGTTGCGCCACGCCCGCAGCTTGGGTGGACGCTGCACTGCAGAATCAGGATGTGATGCTGATCGACCATGGCAACTGTGAGAAGAAAGCGGCAGGAGCAGCCTTCCAGCTGATGTTCCGCTACATCGACAGGCCCGATCTGCAAAACAAGATGTCGCGTCTGGCGCGGGAAGAGCTGCGCCATTTCGAGCAGGTGCTTGCCATCATTCGTCGGCGCGAAATAACGCTGCGCAACGTCGGCTCGTCACGCTATGCGGCCGGATTGCGCGAGCTTGTGCGCAATCATGAGCCGTACCGCCTGACCGATACGTTGGTGATCGGTGCCTTTATCGAGGCGCGCTCCTGCGAGCGTTTCGCCATGCTGGTTCCGCATCTGGATGAGGAGCTGGGCAAGTTCTACCACGGGCTGCTCAAGTCCGAGGTGCGGCATTTTCAGGATTACCTGAAGCTAGCGTATCAGTACGGCGAAGCAGCGGATGTGGATGCGACGATCATCCGGGTGCGTGAACGCGAGCGCGAGCTGATCGAAAGCCCTGACGCCGAGTTTCGCTTTCACAGCGGCGTGCCGCTGGCGGCTTAGTTCAGATCGAACGGGGCCTGTTGAAAGCCGTTCTCATCGACCTGTAAAGCCCAGCCTTGCTGGTCCCAGTCGCCGAGCACGATACGCCGCCCCGGGTGGCCGTCGACTTCCAGTTGATGTGTCGCGGGGCGATGGGTGTGCCCATGGATCAGTGTCCGCACCCCATGCTCGGCGAGCACGCGAGGGATCAGTTTCGGGGTGACATCAATGATGTCCGCGGCTTTCATGCGTGTTTGCGTACGACTCTCGCTGCGTAGCTTGCGCGCCAGTTTTTTGCGAGTGGACAGCGGCAGGTTGCGCAGGATGAGCAGGCTGAGCGGATTGCGCAGTACGCGGCGCAGACGCATATAGCCTTCATCACGGGTGCATAGACTGTCGCCATGCATCAATAGCACGCGTTCGCCACGGAGTTCGACCACGCTAGGGTCGCGTAGCAGCGTACAGCCCGCCGCGCGGCAGAAGCCCTTGCCCAGCATGAAGTCGCGATTGCCGTGCATCAGATAAATACGCGTGCCGCCCTCGCTCAATGCTCGCAATGCGTCGGCGATCGAACGCTGGAAGGGCGTCATCGCATCATCACCGATCCAGACTTCGAAGAAATCGCCGAGGATGTACAGCGCTTCGGCCTGACGGGCGCGTGTGGCGAGGAAATGCAGAAACGCCCGGGTAATGTCCGGGCGTTCCTCTTCCAGATGCAGATCCGAGATCAGCAGGATCACTCGGCTTTACTCGACGATCTCAGCCTTCTCGATCACTACGTCTTCAACTGGAACGTCTTGATGACCGGACTTCATGGTGGTCGCCACCGCCTTGATCTTCTCGACGACGTCCATGCCCTCGGTCACTTCACCGAATACGGTGTAACCCCAACCCTGCACGGTGGGCGCGCTGTGGTCGAGGAAATCGTTGTCCTTCACGTTGATGAAGAACTGCGCAGAGGCAGAGTGCGGCTCCATCGTGCGGGCCATCGCCAGGGTGCCGATTTT
Encoded here:
- the sigX gene encoding RNA polymerase sigma factor SigX, with protein sequence MTKTSSSISRYDPRQLTDEELVQHAHVELFHITRAYEELMRRYQRTLFNVCSRYLGSERDADDVCQEVMLKVLYGLKNFEGKSKFKTWLYSITYNECITQYRKERRKRRLLDALSLDPLEEASDEKAPRIEEKTGLDRWLVHVNPIDREILVLRFVAELEFQEIADIMHMGLSATKMRYKRALDKLRENFSDQTET
- a CDS encoding OmpA family protein, producing the protein MKLKNTLGVVIGSMVAATSVNALAQGQGAVEVEAFGKHYFTDSSRDIKNGELYGAGVSYFLTDDVSLGLSYGEYHDITSEDRVQDGSHKKIKGSLTSLDAAYHFGNPGVGLRPYVSAGVAHQSIGQADRGGRDRSTFANVGTGLKYYFTENFFAKASVDGMYNIDADEGEWMAGVGVGLNFGGGARQVAAVEPTPEPAPAPIVDNEPEPAPEVVRVELDVKFDFDKSRVREESYSDIKNLADFMQQYPQTTTTVEGHTDSVGTDQYNQRLSERRAEAVRNVLVNEYGVQGNRVNSVGYGESRPVADNSTEEGRQINRRVEAEVEAQVQ
- a CDS encoding ISL3 family transposase, giving the protein MHPIDLASFWPGYDAVACRSSANNSLLIELEPQAGSVPKCGRCGQLSPLIHERRIRLVRDRDLFDQRVLLQLPVRRVDCLNCGRVTERIDWLEPASRLTRRLQVWLESLLRLLPISHVSQLTGLHWHTLKTLDKRRLQAEVGTFYSSGVRRLVMDEFALHKGHRYATVIMDAERTRVLWVGHGNSREAIRPFFELLGEHCQQIEAVAMDMNTAFDLEVKKHCPQAEVVYDLFHVVARYGRDVIDRIRVDQANLLREDKPARKAVKQSRWLLLRNRDNLKDGQAVQLQELLAANQPLATVYVLKDALKDVWYAPSVREGWRRWRTWLRHARESDLAPLQRFARNLRKYARGILASAHFHMHTSVLEGVNNRIKVIKRMAYGFRDSEYFFLKIKAAFPGKAR
- the acnB gene encoding bifunctional aconitate hydratase 2/2-methylisocitrate dehydratase — protein: MLEAYRKHVEERAAQGVVPQPLNAEQTAGLVELLKNPPAGEEQFLVDLITNRVPAGVDEAAYVKAGFLSALAKGETSSPLLSKQRAVELLGTMQGGYNIATMVELLDNAELAAVAAEQLKHTLLMFDAFHDVAEKAKAGNEHAKGVMQSWAEGEWFTNRPAVAEKVSLSVFKVTGETNTDDLSPAPDAWSRPDIPLHALAMLKMARDGINPDVPGSVGPIKQMEELKAKGFPVAYVGDVVGTGSSRKSATNSVLWFFGDDIPNVPNKRAGGFCFGTKIAPIFYNTMEDAGALPIEFDCSNLGMGDVIDVYPYAGKVCKHGTDEVITTFELKTEVLLDEVRAGGRIPLIIGRGLTEKARAELGLAPSTLFKKPEAPTDSGKGFTLAQKMVGRACGLPEGKGVRPGTYCEPKMTTVGSQDTTGPMTRDELKDLACLGFSADLVMQSFCHTAAYPKPIDVNTHHTLPDFIMNRSGVSLRPGDGIIHSWLNRMLLPDTVGTGGDSHTRFPIGISFPAGSGLVAFAAATGVMPLDMPESVLVRFKGQMQPGITLRDLVHAIPYYAIQQGLLTVEKKGKKNIFSGRILEIEGLNQLTVEQAFELSDASAERSAAGCTIKLPEDSIAEYLRSNITMLRWMISEGYGDARTLERRAQAMEAWIADPKLLEADKDAEYAAVIEIDLSEVKEPVLCAPNDPDDARLLSTVAGEKIDEVFIGSCMTNIGHFRAAGKLLDKVKGGIPTRLWLAPPTKMDAHQLTEEGYYGIYGKAGARMEMPGCSLCMGNQARVQTGSTVVSTSTRNFPNRLGDATNVYLASAELAAVASITGKLPTVEEYMEYAKNIDSMAADIYRYLSFDQIAEFRDAAEKAKIKVVEV
- a CDS encoding DUF1289 domain-containing protein, which encodes MSTQRIKTPCIGLCSTVYGDVVCRGCKRFHHEVVNWNAYDEQEKRAVWRRLEILLAQVMAAKLEVFDAQLLRQQLETRQIRFVVEQSHYCWAYQLIARGARVIQQLDAYGVVLLPEFRDWPLPDLRDAIDREFFLLSEAHYQRYIAPHFLLEGLDLRV
- a CDS encoding universal stress protein — its product is MQAIRCILVVIDPNQPQALALKRARLISTVSQSRLHLLVCDTKRDHSAHLATLREQLESDGHQVTTQQAWHESVHQTIITVQQAEGCGLVAKQHVPDNPLKRALLTPEDWKLLRYCPCPVLMVKTDNPWTGGNILAAVDVGNSDLEHRTLHATIVNHGFEIASLADGKLHVISAHPSAMLSAADPAFQLKETIEARYRDACKQFQEEFHIPDAQLHVEEGPADALIPRVCHQLKAVVTVIGTVARTGFSGALMGNTAEVVLDTLESDVLVLKPNDIIDHLEDLVRH
- a CDS encoding tRNA-(ms[2]io[6]A)-hydroxylase, with product MLPDLNEFLGCATPAAWVDAALQNQDVMLIDHGNCEKKAAGAAFQLMFRYIDRPDLQNKMSRLAREELRHFEQVLAIIRRREITLRNVGSSRYAAGLRELVRNHEPYRLTDTLVIGAFIEARSCERFAMLVPHLDEELGKFYHGLLKSEVRHFQDYLKLAYQYGEAADVDATIIRVRERERELIESPDAEFRFHSGVPLAA
- the lpxH gene encoding UDP-2,3-diacylglucosamine diphosphatase encodes the protein MILLISDLHLEEERPDITRAFLHFLATRARQAEALYILGDFFEVWIGDDAMTPFQRSIADALRALSEGGTRIYLMHGNRDFMLGKGFCRAAGCTLLRDPSVVELRGERVLLMHGDSLCTRDEGYMRLRRVLRNPLSLLILRNLPLSTRKKLARKLRSESRTQTRMKAADIIDVTPKLIPRVLAEHGVRTLIHGHTHRPATHQLEVDGHPGRRIVLGDWDQQGWALQVDENGFQQAPFDLN
- a CDS encoding peptidylprolyl isomerase, which codes for MIKLHTNYGVITVNLFEDKAPETTANFKEYVKSGHYDGTIFHRVISNFMIQGGGFESGMKQKPTRAPIKNEANNGLSNKIGTLAMARTMEPHSASAQFFINVKDNDFLDHSAPTVQGWGYTVFGEVTEGMDVVEKIKAVATTMKSGHQDVPVEDVVIEKAEIVE